TTCCTGGCGCGGCTGCCGTATGGCCCCGAGACCGTGCCGGTGCGAGCGTTCAACTACACCGAGGCGGTGAAGGGGCCGGACCACACGCGCTATCTGTGGGCCAACGCATCGTTCGCCTTTGCCGCGAACATGGTGCGTAGTTTCATCAAGAACGGCTGGTGCGTCCAAATTCGCGGCCCGCAAGCCGGCGGCCTGGTCGAGGACCTGCCGATTCACCTCTACGACCTGGGGACGGGTAACCAGGCCAAGATTCCGACCGAGGTGCTGATACCGGAAACGCGCGAGTTCGAGTTCGCCAATCTCGGCTTCATCCCGCTGTCGTACTACAAGAATCACGATTTTGCGTGCTTCTTCTCGGCTCACTCGGCCCAGAAGCCGGCGCTGTACGACACCAGCGAAGCCACGGCCAACAGCCGCGTGAATGCGCGTCTGCCGTACATCTTCCTGCTGTCGCGCATCGCGCATTACCTGAAGTTGATCCAGCGCGAGAACATCGGTACGACGAAGGACCGCCGCGTGCTGGAGCTGGAGCTGAACACCTGGATCAAGACGCTGGTGACCGAGATGACCGATCCCGGCGACGAACTCCAGGCTTCGCACCCACTGCGCGAGGCGAAGGTGATCGTCGAGGACATCGACGACAACCCGGGCTTCTTCCGCGTCAAGCTCTTCATCGTGCCGCACTTCCAGATCGAAGGGATGGACATCAACCTGTCGCTGGTATCCCAGATGCCCAAGGCCAAGAACTAGGCGGCGCCGGTTCATCGGCACCGCGCGGGTGAGAATGCCCCGCGCGGTGCCCCCTCCTTGCGTTCGCCATGACTTCGCGCGTTTCGGCGCGGCTTTGGATCACCATGAAGATATCGAGACCGCTGTGGGCACAGGGCATTTTCATGACCCCGCAGCACTTCCAGCAACAGGCCCTTTGGGAACGCCACGCCGACGAGCTTGGCGCCCGCATTGCTTGCCCCGATCCCTGGGGCGTGGTGCGTGTGGTGCCCGATACGCAGGCGCTGTCGATCCATCGTCTCGTCCTTGCCGCGGTGACGGCGCGGCTGCCCGACGGCACCCTGGTCGATACGGAAACGGCCGACTGGACGCCGGCGGCGCGCGATCTTGGCGATGTGCCGGCCCACCTGGACAGCGTGACGGTGCTGATCGGGCTGCCGCTGATGGACGCGCAGGGCGGCAACTGCATCGAGGCCGGCGAACGCCCCGCGCGGCCCCGCCGATTCGTACGCGAGTACCTTGCCGTGGCCGATCTGCATGGCGAGGGCAACGAGGAAATCAGCGTCGAGCGCCACGCGCTGTCGCTGCTTTTTGATTTCGAGGCACACAGCGATTATGTTACCTGCCCGATTCTTCGACTGGTCCGCACACCGCAGCATCGCTTTGAGCTCGACGCGACGTTCGTGCCGCCCTGTCTCTTCCTGTCAGCCAGCGATCGCCTTACCGAGCGCATGCAGCGCCTGGCCGAAATCCTATCCGCGAAAAGCCGCGGCCTGGCGGTACGCCGGCGCGAACGCTCGGATCAGATCGCAGACTTCGCCGTGGCCGACGTCGCCCTGTTCTGGCTCCTGCACAGCGTCAACAGCCACTGGCCCGAACTGGCGCGGCTGTGCGCAGCGCCCCAGCAGCCTCCGGAGCGCCTTTATCACGTGCTGGCCCGCCTGGCCGGTGCGCTGCTTACATTTTCTACGACAGAAACGCTGCAAGCCATCCCGGCCTACGCTCACCACACTCCGGAACCCGTCTTTGCCGAACTTGAGTCGCTGGTCCGGACACTGCTCGACACGGTGATCCCGTCCCGCGTGGTGCCTGTTGCGCTGGAGCAGGCGCGGCCGACCATCTGGGTCGGCACGATCCAGGACGAACGGCTTGTCGAAGGCGCCGAGTATTACCTCTCCGTCCAGTCCGGCTTGCCCGCGCACGCGTTGCTGGAGCAATTGCCACGGCTGTGCAAGGCCGGTGCACCTGACGAGGTGGAACAGATTGTCAATTCGGCGCTGCCGGGCATCCCGCTGCGCACCTTGTCCCGCTTGCCCGCCGCCATCCCGGTTCGCCTGGAGAACCAGTACTTCGCGCTGGACGGCTCCCATCCTGCCTTCCGACGGATGCTCGACGCGCGGGCCTGCCAGTTCTATGTGCCGGCATCGATCCCGGACGTCTCGCTCGAACTCTTCGCCGTGTTGCCCGCATGACCACCCTTGCCCCGACCTGCCCGCTGGCGCTACGCGATACCGCGCTGACCGTCACCGAATTGAACGATGCCGCCAGACCGGCTGACACCTTCGAATCGTTTCGCGCGACCTGCCTGACGCACGTCAACCGGCTGCGCGAGGAGTTGACCGCAGCCGGCCACCCACCGCCAGTCGTCCAGGACGCAATCTATGCACAATGCGCGTTGTTCGACGAAGTGGCGCTGCGCAATCTGGACGAGCCCCACCGTAGCGCGTGGGAACGCGAGCCGCTGCAGGTCAAGGAGTTCCAGAGCCATAACGCCGGCGAGGAGTTGATCGCGCGCATGGAGCGACGGCTCACCGAGCCTGAATCGGTCGTGCCGCTGCTGATGGTCTTCCACACCGTCCTGGGACTTGGCTTCCAGGGCAAGTTCGCGCTCGAAGGCGCCGGCGCCCGCGAGGCGCTGATGCGCGCCATCGACGAACGTCTGGTGCGGGCGGGCGTTCGCTGGGACGAAGGGCCCATTATCGTCACCGCCGGCAAGACGCGCGGCGTTCGCCACATGCCCCCCATCGCTTGGGTGGGCTTGGCCGTGGCCGGCGCGGGGGCCGTCTATTTTCTGCTGGATCGATGGCTGACAGCTTCGATCGCGCAACTGGCCGGCTGAGGCATTCGTGACCGGCTACCCCTACCGCACGCAGTTTGGCTGGATAGCGACGCTCGCGCTGGCCTGGCTGGCGCTGAGTTCGCCATGGAGCACCGCCTGGAACTTGATGATCGCTGGCGTGACGGTGACGCTCGCCATCGCAGCCATCGCCCTCGCCACTCGGCGCCAGCGCGCGCGCCGTCGTGCCGCGCAGGCCGTGCTGAGCGCGATCGACGCCTCGCTGGAGACGCTGCCTGGCGATATCCGCCGCAACACGCCGCTTGTGCTCACCGCCGGCATGACGCGCGATGTTCAGTCGTCTGTCTTCGGCAACGCACTCGTGAAGATCACCGACGCCGCGATCTGGGTGCGCGTGGACGATCCGAGTCGGCTGCCGCACATCGCCGATGCCTTGAAACGCTGGCGCAATGGGCAGGGGCCCGATGCCATGGCCTGCCTGGTCGCAGCCGACGCGGCGCGCGATGCCTCCACGCTGACGGTGTCGCTGCGTAACTGGCGGGCGTCGGTCGGCGCCGCCAGCCGCGCGCTCGGGTACTCCCTGCCGGTGTGCGTAGCCGTCTACGCCGAGGAAGCTAACGGCCCGCCGGACGATTCCCCCTGGTTCGGCTTCTCGGGCGATGTACCTGTCGACGGCGGTATCGCCGAGACGCTGGCGATCCGGCTATCCCAGTACGCTGGCATCAGCGTGCCCGCCGATCGGCCGCGACGCATGCACCGCGCGGCGCGACTCGATGCACTGGTGCGTTGGGCCGATACGGTCCTGACGCCGACGTTGCGGCATGACGATCCGCACCGAGCGAACGCCAGCCGACCGCTGCCGCTTGCGGCGTTCGGGGTGACGGCAATCGCGGGCGCCCCGGCGCCGGACGCGGACTATGCGCGGTACATCGCCAGCATCACCGGCCTGACACCGGCTACCCGTGAAGGCCGGCGCCCGCCCTATCCCCTGCCCGACCCGCTGCTCCGGGGTCTCGCCCTGCAACCGGTGCAGCGCGTGTTGCCCCACGCGCTGGCCCACGGTTTCGTCTGGCTGACCCTGGCGTTCTGCGCCGCCGCCGCAGCTTCCGCGTGGCACAACCAGGACTTGGTGGCGCGTGTGACCGGCGACATGGCGCGTTTTCAAGCTCTGGACCCCGCCAACGATGCGGCGCGCCGCGATGCCCTGCTGGCACTCAAGCGCGACCGGGACGAGCTGGAGCGCTATCAACGCAACGGCGTGCCGCCCCGGCTCGGGCTGGGCTTCTACCGGGGCAAAGCGCTGCGCGAGCCGGTGGATGGCCTGATCGCCTCCTACCAGCCGCCCGCGCCGCCACCACCCACGGTCGAACTGGACAGCCTGTCGCTGTTCCGCAGTGGCAGTGCGGTGCTTGAACCAGGGTCCAACCGCGTGCTGATCGCCGCTCTCGACATGATCAAGGCCCACCCGGACAAGCGCGTGCTGGTAGCCGGACACACCGACTCGACGGGACACGCCGCCACCAACCTGAAGCTTTCCGAGGCGCGCGCCACGTCGGTACGCGACTGGCTGGCCGATGCGGCCGGACTGCCCGTCACGCACTTCGCGATCCAGGGCTATGGCGACACCCGCCCGAAAGCTTCGAACACTACCGACGCCGGGCGCGCCGTCAATCGCCGCGTCGAGATCACGCTTGTCCCAGATTGCCGCGACACAGGTCGCGGTGCTCAGGCAACCTCGGGCCATCCGGCCTGTTCATTCCAGTGAAAGGAGTTAGTCCATGGCAATTCCCGCATACATGTGGATCAAGGACGATGGCGGTGCCGACATCAAGG
This sequence is a window from Cupriavidus pauculus. Protein-coding genes within it:
- a CDS encoding DotU/TssL family secretion system protein, which gives rise to MTTLAPTCPLALRDTALTVTELNDAARPADTFESFRATCLTHVNRLREELTAAGHPPPVVQDAIYAQCALFDEVALRNLDEPHRSAWEREPLQVKEFQSHNAGEELIARMERRLTEPESVVPLLMVFHTVLGLGFQGKFALEGAGAREALMRAIDERLVRAGVRWDEGPIIVTAGKTRGVRHMPPIAWVGLAVAGAGAVYFLLDRWLTASIAQLAG
- the tssK gene encoding type VI secretion system baseplate subunit TssK; translated protein: MKISRPLWAQGIFMTPQHFQQQALWERHADELGARIACPDPWGVVRVVPDTQALSIHRLVLAAVTARLPDGTLVDTETADWTPAARDLGDVPAHLDSVTVLIGLPLMDAQGGNCIEAGERPARPRRFVREYLAVADLHGEGNEEISVERHALSLLFDFEAHSDYVTCPILRLVRTPQHRFELDATFVPPCLFLSASDRLTERMQRLAEILSAKSRGLAVRRRERSDQIADFAVADVALFWLLHSVNSHWPELARLCAAPQQPPERLYHVLARLAGALLTFSTTETLQAIPAYAHHTPEPVFAELESLVRTLLDTVIPSRVVPVALEQARPTIWVGTIQDERLVEGAEYYLSVQSGLPAHALLEQLPRLCKAGAPDEVEQIVNSALPGIPLRTLSRLPAAIPVRLENQYFALDGSHPAFRRMLDARACQFYVPASIPDVSLELFAVLPA
- a CDS encoding OmpA family protein encodes the protein MTGYPYRTQFGWIATLALAWLALSSPWSTAWNLMIAGVTVTLAIAAIALATRRQRARRRAAQAVLSAIDASLETLPGDIRRNTPLVLTAGMTRDVQSSVFGNALVKITDAAIWVRVDDPSRLPHIADALKRWRNGQGPDAMACLVAADAARDASTLTVSLRNWRASVGAASRALGYSLPVCVAVYAEEANGPPDDSPWFGFSGDVPVDGGIAETLAIRLSQYAGISVPADRPRRMHRAARLDALVRWADTVLTPTLRHDDPHRANASRPLPLAAFGVTAIAGAPAPDADYARYIASITGLTPATREGRRPPYPLPDPLLRGLALQPVQRVLPHALAHGFVWLTLAFCAAAAASAWHNQDLVARVTGDMARFQALDPANDAARRDALLALKRDRDELERYQRNGVPPRLGLGFYRGKALREPVDGLIASYQPPAPPPPTVELDSLSLFRSGSAVLEPGSNRVLIAALDMIKAHPDKRVLVAGHTDSTGHAATNLKLSEARATSVRDWLADAAGLPVTHFAIQGYGDTRPKASNTTDAGRAVNRRVEITLVPDCRDTGRGAQATSGHPACSFQ